The following proteins come from a genomic window of Finegoldia magna ATCC 29328:
- the acpS gene encoding holo-ACP synthase: MKIRCGTDILRVSRIKNIKNLDKFMKKVFTEREISYIESKNRSFETITGMFCMKEAVSKALKTGIGKMSFMDVESIHDDGLVVKLNTDKFPKVLDIDASISHDGEYAVAMCVLMLED; this comes from the coding sequence ATGAAGATTAGATGTGGAACTGATATTCTAAGAGTTTCACGAATAAAAAACATAAAAAATCTGGATAAATTTATGAAAAAAGTCTTTACTGAACGAGAAATTTCGTACATTGAATCCAAAAATCGTAGTTTTGAGACTATTACAGGGATGTTTTGCATGAAAGAGGCAGTGTCAAAAGCTTTGAAGACTGGAATTGGTAAAATGAGTTTTATGGATGTAGAGTCTATACATGATGATGGATTAGTTGTAAAATTAAATACAGATAAATTTCCAAAAGTTTTAGATATTGATGCATCCATTTCTCATGATGGAGAATATGCAGTAGCAATGTGCGTGTTGATGTTGGAGGATTAG
- a CDS encoding NAD(P)H-hydrate dehydratase: protein MDFTIKKRDPFSNKGNYGRVCIVGGSNGMCGSVYLASMAALRCGSGLVYTIVPEIISEIMQIKSVENIILPLECEDKKLSDNSISQILEYISNKNCVAIGCGMGKDKLNYELIKSVLKNFHKPVLIDADGLNSIKDFSELEFDDYSVAITPHPLEFSRLSGLDVEYINQNREKVATDFSKKHKCIVVLKGHHTIVAKNDEIYVNNTGNAGMATAGSGDCLSGIIASFMHNRDVFEACKLGVYIHGLAGDFAKQKIGEDSIIASDIIRNLPEAINACKEK, encoded by the coding sequence ATGGATTTTACAATAAAAAAAAGAGATCCCTTTTCCAATAAAGGAAACTACGGAAGAGTATGCATAGTTGGTGGTTCGAACGGAATGTGCGGCAGCGTCTACTTGGCAAGCATGGCAGCACTTAGATGCGGAAGTGGATTGGTGTACACAATTGTTCCTGAAATTATCTCGGAAATTATGCAAATTAAATCCGTTGAGAATATAATACTTCCACTTGAATGTGAGGATAAAAAATTGAGTGATAATTCTATTTCTCAAATTTTAGAATATATTTCCAATAAAAACTGCGTAGCAATTGGATGTGGAATGGGAAAAGATAAATTAAATTACGAGTTGATAAAATCTGTACTCAAAAACTTCCATAAACCAGTGTTGATAGATGCAGATGGATTGAATTCAATAAAAGATTTCAGTGAACTAGAATTTGATGATTATTCAGTTGCCATAACGCCACATCCACTGGAATTTAGTAGACTTTCGGGATTGGATGTAGAATATATCAATCAAAATCGTGAGAAAGTAGCTACGGATTTTTCAAAAAAACACAAATGTATAGTAGTTCTCAAAGGCCATCACACAATCGTCGCAAAAAATGACGAAATTTATGTAAACAATACAGGAAACGCTGGAATGGCAACAGCTGGAAGTGGGGATTGTTTGTCTGGAATTATTGCAAGTTTTATGCACAACAGAGATGTGTTCGAAGCTTGTAAATTGGGAGTGTACATTCACGGACTGGCTGGAGATTTTGCAAAACAAAAAATAGGAGAGGACAGCATTATTGCATCGGATATAATTAGAAATTTACCGGAAGCGATTAATGCTTGTAAGGAGAAATAA
- a CDS encoding GTP pyrophosphokinase — translation MRAGIFQFMNDAVKLINSRNKFINFVAEEAKEFFSKVFETNEDVININARVKKEDSIKEKILKQNYYIKCKDVEDVFSLFPDLIGVRIECRFNENEKDLYEYLKRLFYYKDENGYYYSKYDMRIRLNLDQPQPQKQKNGFEIYKIDAIFVENEEMKINFEVQIKSMVNVFWGEVDHSILYKNSNYVMTEDLIRDVMYSIKNNLTIIDKQLNSVYKKMMTVESNEDDATRQQFKSIITKMIHDGYMLKLKYNLGFVIDMRNIANVVSDYLFSVMDVLEKKQYEERLIDILNKVNAISNKPISFGELYDFSDMEFGDYIHTSFAQGLNSRLDKDFNWNFCLSILFAIDDRENDEIFMDFVYYVIYSIRRIIEKEISNCNINQTYQDILTDKLVKESIKYLSESYNINNFSQNSFEIIGEIVEDFVEDVESVEDIEKLDFLALRNKFLEKFEGIKNED, via the coding sequence ATGAGAGCTGGAATTTTTCAATTTATGAATGATGCTGTTAAATTAATAAATAGTCGCAATAAATTTATAAACTTTGTTGCAGAAGAAGCAAAAGAGTTTTTCAGTAAAGTTTTTGAAACGAACGAAGATGTTATTAATATTAACGCACGTGTAAAAAAAGAAGACAGCATCAAAGAAAAAATACTAAAACAAAATTATTATATAAAATGTAAAGACGTAGAGGATGTGTTCAGTCTATTCCCAGATTTGATAGGAGTTAGAATAGAATGTCGTTTCAATGAAAACGAAAAAGATTTGTACGAATATTTAAAAAGACTTTTTTATTACAAAGACGAAAATGGCTATTATTACTCCAAGTATGATATGAGAATAAGGCTTAATTTGGATCAACCTCAGCCACAAAAACAAAAAAACGGGTTTGAAATTTATAAAATTGACGCAATTTTTGTGGAAAATGAAGAAATGAAAATAAATTTTGAAGTGCAAATAAAATCCATGGTCAATGTATTCTGGGGAGAGGTAGATCATTCGATTTTGTACAAAAATTCAAACTATGTAATGACAGAAGATTTGATACGTGATGTGATGTACTCAATCAAAAACAACCTTACAATTATCGACAAACAATTAAACAGCGTTTACAAAAAAATGATGACAGTGGAATCAAATGAAGATGATGCAACAAGACAACAATTTAAGAGCATCATAACAAAAATGATTCATGATGGTTACATGCTCAAACTAAAATACAATCTTGGATTTGTAATAGATATGAGAAATATTGCAAATGTGGTCAGCGATTATTTGTTTTCTGTGATGGATGTATTAGAGAAAAAACAATACGAAGAAAGGTTAATCGACATATTAAACAAAGTAAATGCAATAAGTAACAAGCCGATTAGTTTTGGTGAGTTGTATGATTTTTCAGATATGGAATTTGGAGATTACATTCACACATCATTTGCACAAGGACTCAATAGCAGATTGGACAAGGACTTCAACTGGAATTTCTGTCTGTCGATATTATTTGCCATTGATGACAGAGAAAACGACGAGATTTTCATGGATTTTGTGTATTATGTGATATATTCCATAAGAAGAATCATCGAAAAAGAAATCAGTAACTGCAATATCAACCAAACTTACCAAGATATTTTGACGGATAAATTAGTGAAAGAAAGTATAAAATATTTGTCAGAATCATATAATATTAATAACTTTTCACAAAATTCATTTGAAATAATTGGAGAAATAGTAGAAGATTTCGTAGAAGATGTGGAAAGCGTGGAAGATATCGAAAAGTTAGATTTCCTAGCTCTTAGAAACAAATTCTTGGAAAAATTTGAAGGAATTAAAAATGAAGATTAG
- the alr gene encoding alanine racemase, which produces MFKYQSYLKVDLDKLKHNYKEIKNISNLVKMCAVVKANAYGQGAAFITKELEYLGIDYFAVSNINEALELRKNGIFKPIMILGYISNENIEVAIKNNIELTVYDYDTAVEINNVAKSLNKICKVHIKIDTGMTRLGFQVRLDRDKCLEEIFKIYKMDNVVLQGIYSHFSDADSEDYSYTKEQYNTYIGFMIDVENRGITVPIKHIANDAGAIIHGYFLDMIRCGIGLYGYHASDYVRENSRLNLEEISSLYTTVSMIKTVPKGTDIGYGRTFTTNSETVVATATIGYADGYPLELSNKAYVIINGKKAKILGKVCMDQIMIDVTYIRDVKVGDKVLLFGKDDMGEISLYKLAEMANTNVYELLCRVTMRIPRIYNRNGKVVEVCDYLQKIN; this is translated from the coding sequence ATGTTTAAATATCAAAGTTATTTGAAGGTTGATTTAGATAAATTAAAACACAATTACAAAGAAATCAAAAACATAAGCAATTTAGTCAAAATGTGTGCCGTTGTAAAGGCCAATGCTTATGGGCAAGGCGCAGCATTTATTACAAAAGAATTGGAATATTTGGGAATAGATTACTTTGCAGTGTCCAATATAAATGAAGCCTTGGAACTTCGCAAAAATGGAATATTCAAACCAATCATGATTTTAGGCTACATTTCCAATGAAAACATTGAAGTCGCAATCAAAAACAACATCGAATTAACAGTTTACGATTACGATACTGCAGTTGAAATCAATAACGTTGCAAAAAGTTTGAACAAAATATGCAAAGTTCACATCAAAATTGACACAGGAATGACAAGATTAGGGTTCCAAGTTCGACTTGACCGCGATAAATGCTTGGAAGAAATATTCAAAATTTATAAAATGGATAATGTAGTGTTGCAAGGAATTTACAGTCATTTTTCAGATGCTGATAGCGAAGATTATTCTTATACCAAAGAACAATACAATACATACATTGGTTTTATGATTGATGTGGAAAACAGAGGAATAACTGTTCCAATAAAACACATAGCAAATGATGCAGGAGCGATAATTCACGGATATTTCTTGGATATGATAAGATGTGGAATAGGACTTTACGGCTATCACGCATCAGATTATGTAAGAGAAAATTCTAGGTTAAATCTGGAAGAAATATCTTCGCTTTACACAACAGTGTCAATGATTAAAACAGTTCCAAAAGGAACAGACATCGGATACGGAAGAACATTCACGACAAACTCTGAAACAGTAGTTGCAACAGCAACAATAGGTTATGCTGATGGTTATCCTTTGGAATTATCCAACAAAGCTTATGTGATTATCAACGGCAAAAAAGCAAAAATTTTGGGAAAAGTCTGCATGGACCAAATTATGATAGATGTAACATACATTAGAGATGTAAAAGTCGGCGACAAAGTTTTGTTGTTCGGAAAAGATGACATGGGAGAAATATCATTGTATAAGTTGGCAGAAATGGCAAACACAAATGTCTATGAGCTTTTGTGTAGAGTTACAATGAGAATTCCTAGAATTTATAATAGAAATGGAAAAGTCGTAGAAGTGTGCGACTATTTACAAAAAATTAACTAA